Proteins encoded within one genomic window of Thermococcus sp. 21S7:
- a CDS encoding metal ABC transporter ATP-binding protein, whose amino-acid sequence MSAITAENLTITYDGVPAVEGVTFEIESGETLLLLGPNGAGKTTLIKTIACFHREYSGELRVFDRPPCEARELIGYVPQSHNLNERVPLTALEVVAMGGLYRRGFVHFKISQDILGKAEEVLNFVGLADSAGRLFRELSGGQKQRVLLARALISDPEILILDEPLSALDPSARAEVAAVLGKIKKERGITMVITTHDINPLLEVGDRVMLLNKRLIAFGKPEEVLRDSVIKSVYGPLARVVPVEDKLFCITGDTHLHGHGGGGR is encoded by the coding sequence ATGTCCGCGATAACCGCAGAGAACCTAACCATAACCTACGACGGAGTGCCAGCGGTGGAGGGCGTCACGTTCGAGATAGAGAGTGGTGAGACTCTACTCCTGCTCGGCCCCAACGGTGCGGGAAAGACGACCCTCATCAAGACGATAGCCTGCTTCCACAGGGAGTACTCCGGTGAGCTCAGGGTTTTTGACAGGCCGCCCTGCGAGGCGAGGGAGCTTATAGGCTACGTGCCCCAGAGCCACAACCTGAACGAAAGGGTCCCGCTCACCGCCCTTGAGGTCGTCGCCATGGGCGGCCTCTACAGGAGGGGCTTCGTTCACTTCAAAATATCCCAGGATATCCTTGGGAAAGCCGAGGAGGTTCTCAACTTCGTGGGTCTCGCCGATTCCGCAGGCAGACTATTCCGCGAACTCAGCGGCGGCCAGAAGCAGCGCGTTCTGCTCGCCCGGGCACTCATCAGCGACCCGGAGATTCTCATTCTGGACGAGCCGCTGTCCGCCCTCGATCCCAGTGCCAGGGCCGAGGTGGCCGCGGTTCTCGGCAAGATAAAAAAGGAGAGGGGCATAACCATGGTGATAACCACCCACGACATAAACCCCCTGCTGGAGGTCGGGGACAGGGTGATGCTCCTCAACAAGCGCCTGATCGCCTTCGGCAAACCCGAGGAGGTCCTTAGGGACAGCGTAATCAAGTCCGTCTACGGCCCCCTGGCGAGGGTCGTGCCGGTTGAGGACAAGCTGTTCTGCATCACCGGAGACACTCACCTCCACGGGCACGGGGGTGGGGGCAGATGA
- a CDS encoding DNA topoisomerase IV subunit A: protein MPKSKVVRREKPRERFSYDPTKVLSKLEEYGRRILEDIKSGKNPYFDIPMRGLNNVYFDEKRRVIRMGDKLSRRYFLNVAHARKFMQTLLIMAYVKRLVSEGKHASLREAYYANKHTIPGTKENTFEDQRESDPIIEDLERMLGVLREEMHLTADRRGYIYGDIVIRDGEDEFNTSKLGMGGWAVPGTVEHLQFPEINVDYALVVETAAMADRLIEEKFPKKEKALIIATQGQASRGVRRLIHRLHYEEGLPIIVFTDGDPYGWYIYSTIKQGSINLAYLSDKLATPEARFVGMTMDDIERYGLKNVTEKLKGIPPNKKGGPTGDYKRILEEMEYPWFQNKEWQRQLKMAVKMGVRIEQQALANKSLEFVAKRYLPEKINSGDLLP, encoded by the coding sequence ATGCCTAAATCCAAGGTCGTCAGGCGGGAGAAGCCCAGGGAGCGCTTTTCCTATGACCCGACCAAAGTGCTCTCCAAGCTGGAGGAGTACGGAAGGAGAATCCTGGAGGACATAAAGAGCGGAAAGAACCCCTACTTCGACATCCCCATGCGCGGTCTCAACAACGTCTACTTCGATGAGAAGAGGCGCGTCATCAGGATGGGCGATAAACTCTCTAGGAGATACTTCCTCAACGTTGCCCACGCGAGAAAGTTCATGCAGACTCTCCTTATCATGGCCTATGTGAAGCGCCTCGTCAGCGAGGGCAAGCACGCGAGCCTTCGTGAGGCATACTACGCCAACAAGCACACCATTCCCGGAACGAAGGAGAACACCTTTGAAGACCAGCGCGAGAGCGACCCAATCATCGAAGACCTTGAGAGGATGCTCGGCGTTCTGCGTGAGGAGATGCACCTGACGGCCGACAGGCGCGGCTACATCTACGGCGACATAGTCATCCGCGACGGCGAGGACGAGTTCAACACGAGCAAGCTCGGTATGGGCGGCTGGGCCGTCCCTGGAACCGTCGAGCACCTCCAGTTCCCGGAGATAAACGTTGACTACGCCCTCGTAGTCGAGACCGCCGCTATGGCCGACAGGCTGATTGAGGAAAAGTTCCCGAAGAAGGAGAAGGCCCTCATCATAGCGACGCAGGGTCAGGCGTCCCGTGGAGTTAGAAGGCTCATCCACAGGCTCCACTACGAGGAGGGACTGCCGATTATAGTCTTCACCGATGGAGACCCCTACGGTTGGTACATCTACTCCACCATAAAGCAGGGCTCCATCAACCTCGCCTACCTCAGCGACAAGCTGGCGACGCCGGAGGCGCGCTTCGTCGGCATGACGATGGACGACATAGAGCGCTATGGGCTGAAGAACGTTACCGAAAAGCTCAAGGGAATCCCGCCCAACAAGAAGGGCGGCCCAACCGGCGACTACAAGAGAATCCTGGAGGAAATGGAGTACCCCTGGTTCCAGAACAAGGAGTGGCAGAGGCAGCTCAAGATGGCCGTTAAGATGGGGGTCAGGATAGAGCAGCAGGCCCTCGCCAACAAGAGCCTTGAGTTCGTGGCCAAGAGGTACCTCCCGGAAAAGATAAACAGCGGTGATCTGTTGCCATGA
- the top6B gene encoding DNA topoisomerase VI subunit B codes for MAEASQLFKEFKIQSVSEFFRRNAAMLGYTGKIRSLTTVVHEAVTNSLDACEEAGIAPYIRVEIEELGREHYKVIVEDNGPGIPEKYITHVFGKMLAGTKAHRNIQSRGQQGIGISGAVMFAQITSGKATRVITSTGGDKTIEAWVKIDVDKNEGKIVKKEKHPNPKGWRGTRIELEVKNVRYIRSKQGVYWYLKLTAIANPHAHIELIEPDGKLIVFPRSSEEVPKPPVEMKPHPRGVLTDDVYRMAKKTRRNTVKRFLVGEFSRISDKKIDELIEYIAALRLIKTEGDKNVQEQLYERLMKGEVKAVLRSFRGYTKVVKQVAKIMEKPPEKLTWHEAEEIVEAFKYMKFLAPPTHGLRPIGEENIEKGLRGILKPEFVTAVTRPPKVYSGGIPFQVEVGLAYGGEIPAGFELLRYANRVPLLFDAGSCVTTLAARSIDWKRYKVDDLDRAPVVLMINVISVHVPYTGTGKQSIANVEEIQNEIRLAIMDAARKLQTYLSGKHRKLYQVKRKKTFEKYVPEIARALSILTGEEEDAVKTYFLTFIEGHFKAKESELGEVSENA; via the coding sequence ATGGCCGAAGCAAGTCAGCTGTTTAAGGAATTCAAAATTCAGAGCGTCAGTGAGTTCTTCAGACGAAACGCGGCCATGCTTGGCTACACGGGCAAGATACGCTCCCTCACAACAGTTGTTCACGAAGCCGTTACTAACTCCCTCGATGCCTGCGAGGAAGCTGGGATAGCCCCATACATCCGCGTTGAGATAGAGGAGCTCGGAAGGGAGCACTACAAGGTAATCGTCGAGGACAACGGTCCGGGAATACCCGAGAAGTACATAACCCACGTTTTTGGTAAGATGCTCGCCGGTACCAAGGCCCACAGGAACATACAGAGCCGCGGTCAGCAGGGTATAGGTATAAGCGGTGCCGTCATGTTCGCCCAGATAACGAGCGGAAAGGCAACGCGCGTCATCACTTCAACCGGCGGCGATAAAACCATCGAGGCCTGGGTTAAGATCGACGTTGACAAGAACGAGGGTAAAATCGTCAAGAAGGAGAAGCACCCAAATCCCAAGGGCTGGCGCGGGACGAGGATAGAGCTTGAGGTGAAAAACGTCCGCTACATACGCTCAAAGCAGGGCGTCTACTGGTACCTCAAGCTCACCGCCATAGCCAATCCACATGCCCACATCGAGCTCATAGAGCCGGACGGGAAGCTCATAGTCTTCCCGAGGTCGAGCGAAGAGGTGCCGAAGCCGCCGGTCGAGATGAAGCCCCACCCGAGGGGAGTCCTCACAGATGACGTTTACAGGATGGCCAAGAAGACCCGGAGAAACACGGTGAAGCGCTTTCTCGTCGGCGAGTTCTCAAGGATAAGCGACAAGAAGATAGACGAACTGATAGAGTACATCGCGGCGCTGAGGCTGATAAAGACCGAGGGGGACAAGAACGTCCAGGAGCAGCTCTACGAGAGGCTCATGAAGGGTGAGGTTAAAGCCGTTCTCCGCTCCTTCAGGGGATACACGAAAGTCGTCAAGCAGGTTGCCAAGATTATGGAGAAGCCGCCCGAGAAGCTCACCTGGCACGAGGCGGAGGAGATAGTCGAGGCCTTCAAATACATGAAGTTCTTAGCCCCGCCAACCCACGGGCTGAGGCCAATCGGCGAGGAGAACATCGAGAAGGGTCTCAGGGGAATCCTCAAGCCGGAGTTTGTGACGGCAGTGACGAGGCCGCCGAAGGTTTACTCAGGCGGTATCCCCTTCCAGGTTGAGGTCGGCCTCGCCTACGGCGGTGAGATTCCAGCGGGCTTTGAGCTTCTCCGCTACGCCAACAGGGTTCCACTCCTCTTTGATGCAGGCTCCTGTGTGACGACCCTCGCCGCGCGCTCCATCGACTGGAAGCGCTACAAGGTTGACGACCTCGACCGTGCGCCGGTGGTGCTCATGATAAACGTCATCAGCGTCCACGTGCCCTACACCGGCACCGGAAAGCAGAGCATCGCCAACGTCGAAGAGATTCAGAACGAGATAAGGCTGGCCATAATGGACGCGGCAAGAAAGCTCCAAACCTACCTGAGCGGCAAGCACAGGAAGCTCTATCAGGTTAAGAGGAAGAAGACCTTCGAGAAGTACGTACCGGAGATAGCGAGAGCCCTGAGCATTCTGACCGGAGAGGAGGAGGACGCGGTCAAGACCTACTTCCTGACCTTCATAGAGGGCCACTTTAAGGCCAAAGAGAGTGAGCTTGGCGAGGTGAGCGAGAATGCCTAA
- a CDS encoding DUF1699 family protein yields MRVEVKARNNSELIRKLGEVLNEEVTEVYINLRPTKEILVRILERAPNVRRISCPPSLYPKVSKKAINALAQMGIELVPEGYPRGRPRKYDENTIREVQGLLMNGVPPKEISARMGIPLRTVYYMIEQLGVRSWRK; encoded by the coding sequence ATGAGGGTGGAGGTTAAGGCGCGGAACAATTCCGAGCTTATACGGAAGCTCGGCGAGGTTCTGAACGAGGAGGTTACCGAGGTCTACATAAACCTCCGCCCGACTAAGGAGATACTCGTGAGAATCCTTGAGCGCGCCCCCAACGTCAGGCGCATAAGCTGTCCCCCGAGCCTCTACCCCAAGGTCTCCAAAAAGGCCATCAACGCCCTCGCCCAGATGGGCATAGAACTCGTTCCCGAGGGCTACCCCCGCGGAAGGCCCCGGAAATACGATGAGAACACCATTCGGGAGGTTCAAGGCCTCCTGATGAACGGCGTCCCTCCCAAGGAGATAAGCGCCAGGATGGGCATCCCGCTCCGAACGGTTTACTACATGATAGAGCAACTGGGTGTCAGGTCATGGAGAAAATAA
- a CDS encoding KH domain-containing protein — protein sequence MDEFERLLKKYERLDKDGRPLREEHEEEITYTAEGEQEEFVRIPKDRVAVVIGKKGQTKREIERRTKTKIEIDSETGEVFITATKETDDPLAVWKARDVVMAIGRGFSPERAFRLFNEGEVLEVVNLTDVLIGNDKNALPRVRGRIIGRKGRTREIIEEMSGADVSVYGKTVAIIGNPIQVEVAKTAIEKLAKGSPHGVVYKYLERRKKDLEMESMSYYEALGEEVEKNEEE from the coding sequence ATGGACGAGTTCGAGAGGCTCCTTAAGAAGTACGAGCGCCTTGACAAGGACGGTCGGCCGCTGAGGGAGGAGCACGAGGAGGAAATAACCTACACGGCCGAGGGTGAGCAGGAGGAGTTCGTAAGGATTCCAAAGGACAGGGTGGCGGTCGTTATAGGGAAGAAGGGGCAGACCAAGAGGGAAATAGAGAGGAGAACCAAGACCAAGATAGAGATAGACAGCGAAACCGGGGAAGTTTTCATAACCGCAACCAAGGAGACCGACGACCCGCTTGCCGTCTGGAAGGCGAGGGACGTTGTGATGGCAATCGGGAGAGGATTCTCCCCGGAGAGGGCCTTCCGGCTCTTCAACGAGGGCGAGGTCCTTGAGGTCGTCAACCTCACCGATGTCCTCATCGGCAACGACAAGAACGCCCTTCCACGCGTTAGGGGAAGGATAATCGGCAGGAAGGGCAGAACCCGTGAGATAATTGAGGAAATGAGCGGGGCAGACGTGAGCGTCTACGGCAAGACCGTCGCGATAATCGGCAATCCGATTCAGGTTGAGGTCGCCAAGACCGCCATAGAGAAGCTCGCCAAGGGCTCCCCGCACGGTGTTGTCTACAAGTACCTTGAGCGCAGGAAGAAGGACCTTGAAATGGAGAGTATGAGCTATTACGAGGCCCTTGGCGAAGAAGTTGAGAAGAACGAGGAGGAATGA
- a CDS encoding DUF4129 domain-containing protein, translating into MEKIKGLYLALFSAFLAVSMLLGGTVVHGGTTVFNFEWVFFFANLFLFAAAGYVLKMLLEGKFEMGTQRTKRGNVLTGTITLLAILVAIKLLFERRQESLVNGGKVGETLSGVWYNVTSGDFVVTLRELPGIFYVIPLLVFVLLLLTVRRRKRHVTPFEVRFEPEMTYDSIEGTSAERVIKMYKNVVAGLVMKGYPYQKSWTHWEHEAKLREIFPDLEDLDVLTRMFEKAKYAERLGEDDVKLARESYERLMTFLR; encoded by the coding sequence ATGGAGAAAATAAAGGGCCTGTACCTGGCTCTCTTCTCCGCTTTCCTCGCCGTTTCCATGCTCCTGGGCGGGACGGTTGTCCATGGCGGGACGACGGTCTTCAACTTTGAGTGGGTGTTCTTCTTCGCGAACCTTTTCCTCTTCGCGGCCGCCGGCTACGTTCTGAAGATGCTCCTCGAAGGAAAGTTTGAGATGGGAACCCAAAGAACCAAGAGGGGCAACGTTCTCACGGGCACAATAACGCTCCTGGCGATTTTAGTTGCCATTAAACTGCTCTTCGAGAGGAGGCAGGAGAGCCTCGTGAACGGGGGAAAGGTGGGGGAAACCCTCTCCGGGGTCTGGTACAACGTCACCTCCGGCGACTTCGTCGTTACCCTCCGCGAGCTTCCTGGGATATTCTACGTCATCCCCCTCCTCGTCTTCGTTCTGCTCCTTCTCACCGTGAGGAGGCGGAAGAGGCACGTCACACCGTTCGAGGTCAGGTTCGAGCCGGAGATGACCTACGACTCCATAGAGGGCACCTCCGCCGAGAGGGTCATAAAGATGTACAAGAACGTTGTCGCAGGCCTCGTGATGAAGGGCTATCCATATCAGAAGAGCTGGACCCACTGGGAGCACGAGGCGAAGCTGCGGGAAATCTTCCCCGACCTGGAAGACCTCGACGTCCTCACGAGGATGTTCGAGAAGGCCAAGTACGCGGAGAGGCTCGGAGAGGATGACGTTAAACTTGCACGAGAGAGCTACGAGAGGCTTATGACGTTTCTGAGGTAG
- a CDS encoding DUF530 family protein, whose translation MTTTEELVAQVNKILDDIGIDMDGLFETFDVPSISYRLRENLSILQELEEDLSRRVGEATPSVRGVGKRERDPHIQWIYKKKRNRVLALERLRAAITAHKMALALISANYTFFLGRKPVTIKELTRENVEDVEAVPRNVQIGRIEVLPHLAYSGDVLRLLARENIAVRESFKFIKGKLREKGTVRTRGLRIEVEYWENNRLKKARLDLPADADIEGELRKRYGRRFRWRVLSFVKTKGVLINNHYTVDNLSLAYSVLDPEKGAEKLGLDLFRYYFLTSENERETLGLYPNIKLCIDCHYSIFDLPFRGDPNFRTGHGSMFIIRKCEMESALVGKRKDITTIPNYLLGAVLLYGMSEYSEDKVAELLGVPRNELEEAIRKFVISGLHKTLFAEAKKFEKFMPKSDKAKQFLALLQG comes from the coding sequence ATGACGACCACCGAGGAGCTGGTGGCCCAGGTAAACAAGATACTGGACGATATTGGAATAGACATGGACGGGTTATTCGAGACTTTCGACGTCCCGTCCATCTCTTACCGCCTCAGAGAAAACCTTTCCATCCTCCAGGAGCTTGAGGAAGACCTCTCAAGGCGCGTGGGCGAGGCCACACCGTCCGTCAGGGGGGTAGGCAAGCGCGAGCGCGACCCGCACATCCAGTGGATTTACAAGAAGAAGCGCAACAGGGTTCTCGCCCTCGAAAGGCTCCGCGCGGCGATAACCGCCCACAAAATGGCCCTGGCCCTCATATCGGCCAACTACACTTTCTTCCTCGGACGGAAGCCGGTAACCATCAAGGAGCTCACGAGGGAGAACGTCGAGGACGTTGAGGCCGTTCCGAGGAACGTTCAGATAGGCAGGATAGAGGTGCTGCCCCACCTCGCCTACTCCGGCGACGTTCTGAGGCTCCTCGCCAGGGAGAACATAGCCGTCAGGGAGTCCTTCAAGTTCATAAAGGGAAAGCTCCGCGAGAAAGGAACCGTAAGAACGCGCGGCCTGCGCATAGAGGTCGAATACTGGGAGAACAACCGCCTGAAAAAGGCCCGCCTTGACCTTCCCGCAGATGCGGACATAGAGGGCGAGCTGAGAAAGCGCTACGGAAGGCGCTTCCGCTGGCGCGTGCTGAGCTTCGTCAAGACCAAGGGGGTGCTCATAAACAACCACTACACCGTTGACAACCTCTCGCTGGCATACTCCGTTCTCGATCCAGAAAAGGGCGCCGAAAAGCTTGGCCTCGACCTCTTCCGCTACTACTTCCTCACCTCCGAGAACGAGAGGGAAACACTCGGCCTCTACCCCAACATAAAGCTCTGCATAGACTGCCACTACTCGATATTCGACCTCCCATTCCGGGGCGATCCGAACTTTAGGACAGGCCATGGGAGCATGTTCATCATAAGGAAGTGCGAGATGGAGAGCGCCCTCGTTGGGAAGAGGAAGGACATAACGACCATTCCCAACTACCTGCTCGGTGCGGTTCTCCTCTACGGGATGAGCGAGTACAGCGAGGATAAAGTCGCCGAACTCCTCGGCGTTCCAAGGAACGAGCTTGAGGAGGCCATCCGGAAGTTCGTGATCTCCGGTCTCCACAAGACCCTTTTCGCCGAGGCGAAGAAGTTTGAGAAGTTTATGCCCAAGAGCGATAAGGCCAAGCAGTTTTTGGCCCTCCTCCAGGGGTGA
- a CDS encoding metal ABC transporter permease produces MIPEYLIRALLASVMVSVLLGMLSPLINTKGLAFLTHAIFHALLLGAVLGMIFGLLLDNLSLVMLVALIVTVAVVLIIAHLEKRGFSPDSAVGIVASFVAGLTVLGFGVLYKVMAGKPYFPLSESIISYLTGEIFLITLNDLTVLVFGGALLFFVMLFLYRDFLYLSFDPEGLESYGGNARAYLMILYVLVGAIGALIVQTVGLITLQVVAVLPGAIALMVRSNLRKVIGVSLFLTLGIQLSSVILAYFTDIPPSGLATIMLGVIYGALLFRR; encoded by the coding sequence ATGATTCCGGAGTATCTGATACGGGCACTCCTGGCCAGCGTTATGGTCAGCGTCCTCCTCGGAATGCTCAGTCCGCTCATCAACACCAAGGGGCTGGCGTTCCTGACGCATGCCATTTTCCACGCCCTTCTTCTCGGTGCGGTTCTGGGGATGATATTCGGCCTCCTGCTCGACAACCTCTCACTGGTGATGCTCGTCGCCCTCATCGTCACGGTCGCCGTTGTGCTCATCATAGCCCACCTTGAGAAGCGCGGCTTCTCTCCGGATTCCGCCGTTGGGATAGTGGCGAGCTTCGTGGCGGGACTCACCGTTCTGGGATTCGGCGTTCTGTACAAGGTCATGGCGGGAAAGCCCTACTTTCCGCTCAGCGAGAGCATAATCTCGTACCTCACTGGCGAGATATTTCTGATAACCCTCAACGACCTCACCGTCCTCGTGTTCGGGGGAGCGCTCCTCTTCTTCGTCATGCTCTTTCTCTACCGCGACTTCCTCTACCTGAGCTTTGACCCCGAGGGGCTGGAGAGCTACGGCGGCAACGCCCGTGCGTACCTGATGATTCTCTACGTCCTCGTCGGCGCGATTGGAGCGCTGATAGTCCAGACCGTTGGTCTGATAACGCTCCAGGTGGTCGCAGTCCTCCCCGGGGCGATAGCCCTTATGGTGAGGAGCAACCTCCGGAAGGTCATAGGGGTCAGTCTCTTTCTGACCCTGGGGATACAGCTCTCCTCGGTAATCCTCGCGTACTTCACGGACATACCTCCGAGCGGTCTGGCAACGATAATGCTGGGCGTCATCTACGGCGCCCTTCTCTTCAGGAGGTGA
- a CDS encoding GTP cyclohydrolase IV — MLVETQEETPEIRERLHRVGITNLRTVARINWKGRVYTFLPVFEITIDVPEEKKGIHMSRLVESITEAMSEAVEEEVMQAHASLEELGRCVIRRLEGKHPHRRAEVWIRTHLIIPRQTPASGKTTYEPYDVEVGVIKNEDGSFGKVLRVKVIGNTACPHAMANNDGKTHIQRAIGELEVRTAFDEEIALEDMIDVVESSFSHPTYTLLKTIDENAVVRGMHGNPKFVEDVAREIFAKAKERFKGKIHVRVISNESIHKHDVIAETWS, encoded by the coding sequence ATGCTCGTTGAGACCCAGGAAGAGACCCCGGAGATAAGGGAGCGCCTTCACCGCGTCGGAATCACCAACCTGCGCACCGTGGCGAGAATAAACTGGAAGGGAAGGGTGTACACCTTCCTGCCCGTCTTCGAGATAACCATCGATGTCCCCGAGGAGAAGAAGGGAATACACATGAGCAGGCTCGTGGAGAGCATAACCGAGGCCATGAGCGAGGCGGTCGAGGAAGAGGTCATGCAGGCCCACGCCTCCCTTGAGGAGCTTGGAAGGTGCGTTATACGCCGCCTTGAGGGCAAGCATCCGCACAGGCGCGCCGAGGTCTGGATAAGGACCCACCTCATAATACCCCGCCAGACCCCCGCGAGCGGAAAGACCACCTACGAGCCCTACGACGTCGAGGTGGGAGTGATAAAAAACGAGGACGGCTCCTTTGGAAAGGTCCTCCGCGTCAAGGTGATTGGGAACACGGCCTGCCCGCACGCGATGGCGAACAACGATGGGAAGACCCACATCCAGAGGGCGATAGGTGAGCTTGAGGTAAGGACGGCCTTCGACGAGGAGATAGCCCTTGAGGATATGATAGACGTCGTCGAAAGCTCCTTCAGCCACCCAACGTACACGCTGCTCAAGACGATAGATGAGAACGCCGTCGTCCGGGGAATGCACGGCAACCCAAAGTTCGTCGAGGACGTCGCAAGGGAGATATTCGCCAAGGCCAAGGAGCGCTTTAAGGGAAAAATCCACGTGAGGGTCATAAGCAACGAAAGCATCCACAAGCACGACGTTATCGCGGAGACGTGGAGCTGA
- a CDS encoding serine protein kinase RIO produces the protein MREELIEREIEGMLGLRERREKDSELYKIANEVFDRTTKETLAYLHRRGKIEALHGVISTGKEANVFAGVDAEGERVAVKIYRTYTTEFRRIWEYLAADPRIGYLPKDMRKLVFVWTRREFKNLQRAIKYAVRVPEPVIFRNNVLVMEFVGDEMPAPRLKDVERELEKRDFEELYDFTMRVIERLWKRGDMVHGDLSEYNILLHDGPVVIDWSQATVRRNRMSLELLKRDLRNVINYFGRKGVDVDDFDDKFRELVGV, from the coding sequence ATGCGCGAGGAGCTCATCGAGCGGGAGATCGAGGGGATGCTCGGCCTCCGGGAGAGGCGCGAGAAGGACAGCGAGCTCTACAAGATAGCCAACGAAGTCTTTGACAGGACGACGAAGGAAACCCTCGCCTATCTGCACAGGAGGGGTAAAATAGAAGCCCTCCACGGTGTAATAAGCACGGGGAAGGAGGCCAACGTCTTCGCCGGCGTGGACGCCGAGGGTGAAAGGGTGGCCGTTAAGATATACCGCACCTACACTACAGAATTCCGCAGGATATGGGAGTACCTCGCCGCCGATCCCAGAATCGGCTACCTGCCGAAGGATATGCGCAAGCTTGTCTTCGTGTGGACGAGGAGAGAATTTAAAAACCTCCAGCGGGCGATTAAATACGCGGTTCGGGTTCCCGAGCCGGTAATCTTCCGCAACAACGTCCTGGTGATGGAGTTCGTGGGCGATGAAATGCCCGCCCCAAGGCTCAAGGATGTGGAGCGCGAGCTTGAGAAGAGGGACTTCGAGGAGCTCTACGACTTCACGATGCGGGTCATCGAGAGGCTCTGGAAGCGCGGCGACATGGTTCACGGCGACCTCAGCGAGTACAACATCCTGCTCCACGACGGGCCGGTGGTTATAGACTGGTCCCAGGCGACCGTGAGGAGAAACCGCATGAGCCTGGAACTGCTCAAGCGTGACCTGCGCAACGTTATCAATTACTTCGGTAGGAAAGGCGTCGATGTTGATGATTTCGATGACAAGTTCCGTGAGCTGGTTGGGGTTTAG
- the eif1A gene encoding translation initiation factor eIF-1A, protein MAYHRGGRSGKKKNRQVQGDEVIRVPLPRNGQLFGVIEQALGSGWMDVRCEDGKLRRCRIPGKLKRRMWMRVGDVVIVQPWPVQTDERGDIVYRYTRTQVDWLLRKGKISQDFLTGGDMLF, encoded by the coding sequence ATGGCGTACCACAGAGGTGGAAGAAGCGGAAAGAAAAAGAACCGTCAGGTTCAGGGTGATGAGGTCATCAGGGTTCCCCTTCCAAGGAACGGGCAGCTCTTCGGAGTGATAGAACAGGCCCTAGGCTCGGGATGGATGGACGTCCGCTGCGAGGACGGCAAGCTTAGGAGATGCAGAATCCCGGGCAAGCTGAAGAGGCGCATGTGGATGCGCGTTGGCGATGTGGTCATCGTTCAGCCCTGGCCGGTTCAGACCGACGAGAGGGGCGACATCGTCTACCGCTACACCAGAACCCAGGTTGACTGGCTCCTCAGGAAGGGCAAGATAAGCCAGGACTTCCTTACCGGCGGAGATATGCTCTTCTGA